One stretch of Prunus persica cultivar Lovell chromosome G1, Prunus_persica_NCBIv2, whole genome shotgun sequence DNA includes these proteins:
- the LOC18788529 gene encoding ferric reduction oxidase 7, chloroplastic isoform X1: protein MDESSVHNPLLWGQGSGYANVRRKTPLSVTLAKWILKIAMLALFISWIALMFLFPADFVQKLFEKWIHATNGTVFGITGSLFLLFSGPILLIAVLSIAYLVISGEEELHEICCYVIINYACRKKPSKYPSFRLWTFPVLVDGPFGVVSAAELIGILLFVVFVIWAVYAYTMSILSLMSDQLTFKEKSCLFLEILGLRFGLIGMFCLAFLFLPVARGSILLRFIDIPFEHATRYHVWLGHLTMLLFTIHGLLYVVAWTIEGRLLHEILEWRDIGVAILPGVISLSAGLLMWVTSLPPVRKLNFELFFYTHQLYVIFIVFLALHVGDFIFTMAAGGIFIFILDRFLRFCQSRRVVDIISAKCLPCGTVELVLAKPENLRYNALSFVFLQVRELSWLQWHPFSVSSSPLDGKYHISVLIKVLGKWTEKLRGIILENSEKELPFSPHSKITASVEGPYGHEIPYHLMYENLILVAGGIGISPFLAVLSDILHCVREGRPCLLRNILIVWAVKRSNELSLLSTIDMDSICPSFSSKLNLETCIYVTRESEPPLEDGKVQNTQDFSLCPTSKSCGMSVLVGTGHTIWSGLYVISSTVGFVISMGLLDIFYINPFHISSWWYKGLLFVVCMLTSVVIFGGLVVGLWHLWERRILAKEQFEDDKLNIDKAEHKETVTREDSHLAKLTGIRYGARPDFKEIFEAVSQNWGHVDAGIIVCGPPTLQSSVAKEIRSHNFRRQSDHPIFHFNSHSFDL from the exons ATGGATGAAAGTTCTGTCCATAACCCCCTTCTTTGGGGCCAAGGTTCTGGATATGCTAATGTCAGGAGGAAGACTCCTCTTTCTGTAACCTTAGCAAAATGGATTCTCAAGATTGCAATGTTGGCGCTTTTCATTTCATGGATTGCTCTAATGTTTCTGTTCCCAGCAGATTTTGTGCAGAAACTATTTGAGAAATGGATCCATGCCACCAATGGAACTGTTTTTGGGATTACAG GAAGCCTGTTCCTGCTATTCAGTGGTCCCATTCTCCTTATTGCAGTGCTGTCCATAGCATATCTTGTTATCTCTGGGGAAGAGGAGCTCCACGA GATTTGTTGTTATGTCATAATTAACTATGCGTGCAGGAAGAAGCCTTCAAAGTATCCGAGTTTCCGGTTGTGGACGTTCCCAGTTCTTGTGGATGGGCCATTTGGGGTTGTTTCTGCTGCTGAGTTGATTGGGATATTactttttgttgtgtttgttATCTGGGCTGTCTACGCTTATACCATGAGTATTCTCAGCTTGATGTCTGATCAGTTAACTTTTAAAGAGAAAAG TTGTTTGTTCCTGGAAATTTTGGGACTTCGTTTTGGTTTAATTGGGATGTTTTGCTTGGCATTTTTGTTCCTGCCAGTTGCAAGGGGATCAATTCTTCTTCGATTTATTGATATCCCTTTTGAGCATGCTACGAGATATCATGTATGGCTGGGACATCTCACAATGCTCCTCTTTACCATCCATGGACTGCTTTACGTAGTGGCATGGACAATTGAAGGCCGTCTCCTTCATGAA ATATTGGAGTGGAGGGATATTGGTGTTGCCATTCTTCCAGGAGTGATCAGCCTTTCTGCGGGTCTGTTGATGTGGGTCACGTCACTTCCTCCAGTGAGAAAGCTGAACTTTGAGTTGTTCTTCTACACTCATCAACTATATGTCATCTTCATTGTCTTTTTGGCTTTGCACGTGGGTGATTTCATTTTCACAATGGCTGCTGGaggaatatttatttttattcttgatCGTTTTCTGAGATTCTGCCAATCACGAAGGGTGGTTGATATAATTTCAGCGAAGTGCCTTCCATGTGGAACTGTAGAATTGGTCCTCGCAAAACCAGAaa ATCTGCGGTACAACGCCctcagttttgtttttcttcaagttCGTGAGCTATCGTGGCTGCAATGGCATCCTTTCAGTGTTTCTTCCAGTCCTCTGGATGGCAAATATCATATTTCTGTCCTCATAAAGGTTCTTGGAAAATGGACAGAAAAGCTGAGAGGAATTATCttggaaaattcagaaaaGGAGCTACCTTTCAGTCCTCATAGTAAGATAACAGCTTCTGTTGAAGGGCCTTACGGGCATGAGATACCGTACCACTTGAT gtatgaaaatcttatcttaGTAGCTGGTGGAATTGGGATTTCACCTTTCCTGGCCGTCTTGAGTGACATTCTCCATTGTGTTAGGGAAGGGAGACCTTGTCTACTAAGAAATATTTTGATTGTCTGGGCTGTTAAAAGATCAAATgagctttctcttctttcaacCATTGACATGGACTCAATCTGTCCATCGTTCTCTAGTAAACTAAATCTTGAGACTTGTATATATGTCACTCGGGAATCTGAACCTCCATTG GAAGACGGTAAAGTGCAAAACACTCAAGACTTTTCTCTTTGTCCTACATCCAAAAGTTGTGGCATGTCTGTTTTGGTTGGTACTGGACATACTATATGGTCTGGACTATACGTTATCTCATCCACGGTAGGCTTTGTTATCTCAATGGGCTTGTTGGATATCTTCTACATAAACCCTTTTCATATATCTTCATGGTGGTACAAGGGGCTCCTTTTCGTTGTCTGTATGCTTACAAGTGTCGTTATCTTTGGGGGTCTTGTGGTTGGTTTATGGCATCTCTGGGAAAGAAGAATTTTAGCAAAGGAACAATTTGAGGATGATAAGTTAAATATAGATAAGGCAGAGCATAAAGAAACTGTAACTCGCGAGGATTCACACCTTGCAAAGTTAACTGGCATTCGTTATGGTGCAAGACCAGACTTCAAAG AAATATTTGAAGCTGTATCCCAGAATTGGGGCCATGTTGATGCCGGCATCATTGTGTGTGGTCCTCCAACTCTTCAATCAAGTGTGGCTAAAGAAATCAGGTCACACAACTTTAGGAGACAAAGCGACCATCCTATCTTTCATTTCAACAGCCATAGTTTTGATCTGTAG
- the LOC18788529 gene encoding ferric reduction oxidase 7, chloroplastic isoform X2: MDESSVHNPLLWGQGSGYANVRRKTPLSVTLAKWILKIAMLALFISWIALMFLFPADFVQKLFEKWIHATNGTVFGITGSLFLLFSGPILLIAVLSIAYLVISGEEELHEKKPSKYPSFRLWTFPVLVDGPFGVVSAAELIGILLFVVFVIWAVYAYTMSILSLMSDQLTFKEKSCLFLEILGLRFGLIGMFCLAFLFLPVARGSILLRFIDIPFEHATRYHVWLGHLTMLLFTIHGLLYVVAWTIEGRLLHEILEWRDIGVAILPGVISLSAGLLMWVTSLPPVRKLNFELFFYTHQLYVIFIVFLALHVGDFIFTMAAGGIFIFILDRFLRFCQSRRVVDIISAKCLPCGTVELVLAKPENLRYNALSFVFLQVRELSWLQWHPFSVSSSPLDGKYHISVLIKVLGKWTEKLRGIILENSEKELPFSPHSKITASVEGPYGHEIPYHLMYENLILVAGGIGISPFLAVLSDILHCVREGRPCLLRNILIVWAVKRSNELSLLSTIDMDSICPSFSSKLNLETCIYVTRESEPPLEDGKVQNTQDFSLCPTSKSCGMSVLVGTGHTIWSGLYVISSTVGFVISMGLLDIFYINPFHISSWWYKGLLFVVCMLTSVVIFGGLVVGLWHLWERRILAKEQFEDDKLNIDKAEHKETVTREDSHLAKLTGIRYGARPDFKEIFEAVSQNWGHVDAGIIVCGPPTLQSSVAKEIRSHNFRRQSDHPIFHFNSHSFDL, encoded by the exons ATGGATGAAAGTTCTGTCCATAACCCCCTTCTTTGGGGCCAAGGTTCTGGATATGCTAATGTCAGGAGGAAGACTCCTCTTTCTGTAACCTTAGCAAAATGGATTCTCAAGATTGCAATGTTGGCGCTTTTCATTTCATGGATTGCTCTAATGTTTCTGTTCCCAGCAGATTTTGTGCAGAAACTATTTGAGAAATGGATCCATGCCACCAATGGAACTGTTTTTGGGATTACAG GAAGCCTGTTCCTGCTATTCAGTGGTCCCATTCTCCTTATTGCAGTGCTGTCCATAGCATATCTTGTTATCTCTGGGGAAGAGGAGCTCCACGA GAAGAAGCCTTCAAAGTATCCGAGTTTCCGGTTGTGGACGTTCCCAGTTCTTGTGGATGGGCCATTTGGGGTTGTTTCTGCTGCTGAGTTGATTGGGATATTactttttgttgtgtttgttATCTGGGCTGTCTACGCTTATACCATGAGTATTCTCAGCTTGATGTCTGATCAGTTAACTTTTAAAGAGAAAAG TTGTTTGTTCCTGGAAATTTTGGGACTTCGTTTTGGTTTAATTGGGATGTTTTGCTTGGCATTTTTGTTCCTGCCAGTTGCAAGGGGATCAATTCTTCTTCGATTTATTGATATCCCTTTTGAGCATGCTACGAGATATCATGTATGGCTGGGACATCTCACAATGCTCCTCTTTACCATCCATGGACTGCTTTACGTAGTGGCATGGACAATTGAAGGCCGTCTCCTTCATGAA ATATTGGAGTGGAGGGATATTGGTGTTGCCATTCTTCCAGGAGTGATCAGCCTTTCTGCGGGTCTGTTGATGTGGGTCACGTCACTTCCTCCAGTGAGAAAGCTGAACTTTGAGTTGTTCTTCTACACTCATCAACTATATGTCATCTTCATTGTCTTTTTGGCTTTGCACGTGGGTGATTTCATTTTCACAATGGCTGCTGGaggaatatttatttttattcttgatCGTTTTCTGAGATTCTGCCAATCACGAAGGGTGGTTGATATAATTTCAGCGAAGTGCCTTCCATGTGGAACTGTAGAATTGGTCCTCGCAAAACCAGAaa ATCTGCGGTACAACGCCctcagttttgtttttcttcaagttCGTGAGCTATCGTGGCTGCAATGGCATCCTTTCAGTGTTTCTTCCAGTCCTCTGGATGGCAAATATCATATTTCTGTCCTCATAAAGGTTCTTGGAAAATGGACAGAAAAGCTGAGAGGAATTATCttggaaaattcagaaaaGGAGCTACCTTTCAGTCCTCATAGTAAGATAACAGCTTCTGTTGAAGGGCCTTACGGGCATGAGATACCGTACCACTTGAT gtatgaaaatcttatcttaGTAGCTGGTGGAATTGGGATTTCACCTTTCCTGGCCGTCTTGAGTGACATTCTCCATTGTGTTAGGGAAGGGAGACCTTGTCTACTAAGAAATATTTTGATTGTCTGGGCTGTTAAAAGATCAAATgagctttctcttctttcaacCATTGACATGGACTCAATCTGTCCATCGTTCTCTAGTAAACTAAATCTTGAGACTTGTATATATGTCACTCGGGAATCTGAACCTCCATTG GAAGACGGTAAAGTGCAAAACACTCAAGACTTTTCTCTTTGTCCTACATCCAAAAGTTGTGGCATGTCTGTTTTGGTTGGTACTGGACATACTATATGGTCTGGACTATACGTTATCTCATCCACGGTAGGCTTTGTTATCTCAATGGGCTTGTTGGATATCTTCTACATAAACCCTTTTCATATATCTTCATGGTGGTACAAGGGGCTCCTTTTCGTTGTCTGTATGCTTACAAGTGTCGTTATCTTTGGGGGTCTTGTGGTTGGTTTATGGCATCTCTGGGAAAGAAGAATTTTAGCAAAGGAACAATTTGAGGATGATAAGTTAAATATAGATAAGGCAGAGCATAAAGAAACTGTAACTCGCGAGGATTCACACCTTGCAAAGTTAACTGGCATTCGTTATGGTGCAAGACCAGACTTCAAAG AAATATTTGAAGCTGTATCCCAGAATTGGGGCCATGTTGATGCCGGCATCATTGTGTGTGGTCCTCCAACTCTTCAATCAAGTGTGGCTAAAGAAATCAGGTCACACAACTTTAGGAGACAAAGCGACCATCCTATCTTTCATTTCAACAGCCATAGTTTTGATCTGTAG